Proteins co-encoded in one Daphnia carinata strain CSIRO-1 chromosome 3, CSIRO_AGI_Dcar_HiC_V3, whole genome shotgun sequence genomic window:
- the LOC130697577 gene encoding exocyst complex component 7-like isoform X3, which translates to MTDFNHKHEKVLLGLSFLQDAASRSSQLTSGMVNILTSFEERLARLEKTILPVYHETKNLQQKQENIDKTLASLDHVIGYYSVSKEVEPVIKESPSSQGLDVFLQSLGRLQEAMHFFEKNNPQSVELENVMSLFETGKDNIISEFKEHLAKHSHVVPPIAVLEALATDEEEINVNHFSAEIKDNLMQIADWLITHNEDDFMNVYARFRANTVQKTLLGLRDHLRSSSVGAVSHQGVSPIAPMSGTSTLLAKSSVKSNYDTPSRKTSKKLQQMLERKANQMLLKASQTLESSTGLALGSRRSAADIIKEDSVEEQEIESFFTEFTALLRLLQSELRLMLGIIPLPHQKAVLSIILRDALEMICHDAESLSARARRSVSRLEFGPVLLLFPALRHLVCLKGDCDKLLEGCDSSVRTRFYGMVNNLHTTCGKALEDFAESVRSESAAPLPKDGTVYEMTSNVVLFLGQLTDLSDTVGPLLAQDQSYSNALVHTQPWPKPQRNRALLGLYIKKVLVQLNLTLVTKSDAYSDSSLRYIFRLNNSHYLLGALQRSGLLDLLKVVEPECETIYREMINEQKRLYSQSWNNVLAPIWNSEDVPASVLSSGRLREKDKALIKEKFSVGTQIEHSF; encoded by the exons ATGACAGATTTCAATCACAAACACGAAAAG GTACTGTTGGGACTAAGCTTCCTACAAGATGCTGCTTCTAGAAGTTCACAGCTTACAAGTGGAATGGTCAACATTTTGACATCATTTGAAGAACGGTTGGCAAGGCTTGAAAAAACCATTTTGCCTGTATatcatgaaacaaaaaatttgcaGCAAAAGCAAGAAA acattGACAAAACCTTAGCTTCCTTGGATCATGTGATTGGCTACTATAGTGTCAGCAAGGAAGTTGAGCCTGTCATTAAAGAAAGCCCTTCAAGCCAAGGACTGGATGTTTTTCTCCAATCTCTTGGTAGACTCCAGGAAGCAATGCATTTCTTTGAGAAAAATAATCCTCAGAGTGTGGAGTTGGAAAATGTG ATGAGCTTGTTTGAAACGGGGAAAGATAACATAATTAGTGAGTTTAAAGAACATCTAGCCAAACACAGTCACGTAGTTCCACCCATCGCAGTGCTGGAAGCTCTTGCAACTGATGAGG AAGAGATAAATGTGAATCACTTCTCTGCAGAAATCAAAGATAATCTGATGCAAATAGCTGACTGGCTAATAACCCACAATGAAGATGACTTCATGAAT GTGTACGCTCGATTCCGAGCAAATACGGTGCAAAAAACTCTTCTTGGTCTACGAGATCACTTAAGGAGTTCATCTGTTGGGGCTGTGAGTCACCAAGGCGTCAGTCCAATCGCTCCTATGTCTGGGACGTCTACTTTGCTG GCAAAATCGAGTGTTAAATCCAATTATGACACCCCAAGTCGTAAGACATCTAAGAAACTTCAGCAAATGCTTGAGCGTAAAGCGAATCAGATGCTGTTGAAAGCCTCGCAAACCTTAGAAAGTTCAACAGGACTAGCTTTGGGCTCAAGAAGATCTGCCGCAG ACATTATAAAGGAAGACTCTGTCGAAGAACAGGAAATTGAATCTTTTTTCACGGAATTTACGGCCCTGTTGCGACTGTTGCAAAGTGAACTTCGTCTCATGCTGGGCATTATACCTTTACCGCACCAAAAAGCAGTTCTTTCGATAATCCTCAGGGACGCACTGGAAATGATTTGCCATGATGCCGAG AGTTTAAGCGCTCGAGCTCGGAGAAGCGTTTCGCGGCTAGAATTTGGCCCAGTTTTACTACTTTTCCCAGCCTTACGCCACTTGGTGTGCTTAAAGGGTGACTGTGATAAATTGCTCGAAGGATGCGATTCTTCAGTGCGAACTCGTTTTTACGGAATGGTTAACAATCTTCACACAACG TGTGGCAAAGCTCTTGAAGATTTCGCTGAATCGGTTCGTTCCGAATCTGCAGCTCCATTACCCAAGGATGGCACTGTCTATGAAATGACAAGTAATGTGGTCCTGTTCCTAGGTCAACTGACCGATTTATCCGACACCGTCGGTCCTCTCCTCGCCCAAGACCAAAGTTATTCAAATGCCTTAGTGCACACGCAACCTTGGCCAAAACCACAGAGGAACAGAGCTTTACTCGGACTCTACATca agaaagtcTTGGTCCAACTTAATTTGACATTGGTAACGAAAAGTGATGCCTATAGCGATTCATCACTGCGCTACATTTTCCGTTTAAATAACAGCCACTATCTGTTGGGGGCTCTCCAACGCAGTGGGCTTTTAGACCTCTTGAAG GTTGTGGAACCAGAATGTGAAACTATTTACCGAGAAATGATCAACGAACAGAAAAGACTCTATTCTCAAAG
- the LOC130697577 gene encoding exocyst complex component 7-like isoform X2: MTDFNHKHEKVLLGLSFLQDAASRSSQLTSGMVNILTSFEERLARLEKTILPVYHETKNLQQKQENIDKTLASLDHVIGYYSVSKEVEPVIKESPSSQGLDVFLQSLGRLQEAMHFFEKNNPQSVELENVMSLFETGKDNIISEFKEHLAKHSHVVPPIAVLEALATDEEEINVNHFSAEIKDNLMQIADWLITHNEDDFMNVYARFRANTVQKTLLGLRDHLRSSSVGAVSHQGVSPIAPMSGTSTLLAKSSVKSNYDTPSRKTSKKLQQMLERKANQMLLKASQTLESSTGLALGSRRSAADIIKEDSVEEQEIESFFTEFTALLRLLQSELRLMLGIIPLPHQKAVLSIILRDALEMICHDAESLSARARRSVSRLEFGPVLLLFPALRHLVCLKGDCDKLLEGCDSSVRTRFYGMVNNLHTTCGKALEDFAESVRSESAAPLPKDGTVYEMTSNVVLFLGQLTDLSDTVGPLLAQDQSYSNALVHTQPWPKPQRNRALLGLYIKKVLVQLNLTLVTKSDAYSDSSLRYIFRLNNSHYLLGALQRSGLLDLLKVVEPECETIYREMINEQKRLYSQSWNKVLAPIWNSEDVPASVLLSGRLREKDKALIKEKFSANSQQGVRGIVQRAARLFGARRRTSRKSETR; encoded by the exons ATGACAGATTTCAATCACAAACACGAAAAG GTACTGTTGGGACTAAGCTTCCTACAAGATGCTGCTTCTAGAAGTTCACAGCTTACAAGTGGAATGGTCAACATTTTGACATCATTTGAAGAACGGTTGGCAAGGCTTGAAAAAACCATTTTGCCTGTATatcatgaaacaaaaaatttgcaGCAAAAGCAAGAAA acattGACAAAACCTTAGCTTCCTTGGATCATGTGATTGGCTACTATAGTGTCAGCAAGGAAGTTGAGCCTGTCATTAAAGAAAGCCCTTCAAGCCAAGGACTGGATGTTTTTCTCCAATCTCTTGGTAGACTCCAGGAAGCAATGCATTTCTTTGAGAAAAATAATCCTCAGAGTGTGGAGTTGGAAAATGTG ATGAGCTTGTTTGAAACGGGGAAAGATAACATAATTAGTGAGTTTAAAGAACATCTAGCCAAACACAGTCACGTAGTTCCACCCATCGCAGTGCTGGAAGCTCTTGCAACTGATGAGG AAGAGATAAATGTGAATCACTTCTCTGCAGAAATCAAAGATAATCTGATGCAAATAGCTGACTGGCTAATAACCCACAATGAAGATGACTTCATGAAT GTGTACGCTCGATTCCGAGCAAATACGGTGCAAAAAACTCTTCTTGGTCTACGAGATCACTTAAGGAGTTCATCTGTTGGGGCTGTGAGTCACCAAGGCGTCAGTCCAATCGCTCCTATGTCTGGGACGTCTACTTTGCTG GCAAAATCGAGTGTTAAATCCAATTATGACACCCCAAGTCGTAAGACATCTAAGAAACTTCAGCAAATGCTTGAGCGTAAAGCGAATCAGATGCTGTTGAAAGCCTCGCAAACCTTAGAAAGTTCAACAGGACTAGCTTTGGGCTCAAGAAGATCTGCCGCAG ACATTATAAAGGAAGACTCTGTCGAAGAACAGGAAATTGAATCTTTTTTCACGGAATTTACGGCCCTGTTGCGACTGTTGCAAAGTGAACTTCGTCTCATGCTGGGCATTATACCTTTACCGCACCAAAAAGCAGTTCTTTCGATAATCCTCAGGGACGCACTGGAAATGATTTGCCATGATGCCGAG AGTTTAAGCGCTCGAGCTCGGAGAAGCGTTTCGCGGCTAGAATTTGGCCCAGTTTTACTACTTTTCCCAGCCTTACGCCACTTGGTGTGCTTAAAGGGTGACTGTGATAAATTGCTCGAAGGATGCGATTCTTCAGTGCGAACTCGTTTTTACGGAATGGTTAACAATCTTCACACAACG TGTGGCAAAGCTCTTGAAGATTTCGCTGAATCGGTTCGTTCCGAATCTGCAGCTCCATTACCCAAGGATGGCACTGTCTATGAAATGACAAGTAATGTGGTCCTGTTCCTAGGTCAACTGACCGATTTATCCGACACCGTCGGTCCTCTCCTCGCCCAAGACCAAAGTTATTCAAATGCCTTAGTGCACACGCAACCTTGGCCAAAACCACAGAGGAACAGAGCTTTACTCGGACTCTACATca agaaagtcTTGGTCCAACTTAATTTGACATTGGTAACGAAAAGTGATGCCTATAGCGATTCATCACTGCGCTACATTTTCCGTTTAAATAACAGCCACTATCTGTTGGGGGCTCTCCAACGCAGTGGGCTTTTAGACCTCTTGAAG GTTGTGGAACCAGAATGTGAAACTATTTACCGAGAAATGATCAACGAACAGAAAAGACTCTATTCTCAAAG TTGGAACAAAGTTTTGGCTCCTATCTGGAACTCGGAAGATGTTCCAGCTTCCGTACTTCTTTCCGGAAGGCTCCGTGAAAAGGATAAAGcgttgataaaagaaaagttttcgGCAA ACTCTCAACAAGGAGTTCGAGGAATTGTCCAGAGAGCAGCGAGGTTATTCGGTGCCAGACGTAGAACTTCGCGAAAGTCTGAAACGAGATAA
- the LOC130697577 gene encoding exocyst complex component 7-like isoform X4 → MTDFNHKHEKVLLGLSFLQDAASRSSQLTSGMVNILTSFEERLARLEKTILPVYHETKNLQQKQENIDKTLASLDHVIGYYSVSKEVEPVIKESPSSQGLDVFLQSLGRLQEAMHFFEKNNPQSVELENVMSLFETGKDNIISEFKEHLAKHSHVVPPIAVLEALATDEEEINVNHFSAEIKDNLMQIADWLITHNEDDFMNVYARFRANTVQKTLLGLRDHLRSSSVGAVSHQGVSPIAPMSGTSTLLAKSSVKSNYDTPSRKTSKKLQQMLERKANQMLLKASQTLESSTGLALGSRRSAADIIKEDSVEEQEIESFFTEFTALLRLLQSELRLMLGIIPLPHQKAVLSIILRDALEMICHDAESLSARARRSVSRLEFGPVLLLFPALRHLVCLKGDCDKLLEGCDSSVRTRFYGMVNNLHTTCGKALEDFAESVRSESAAPLPKDGTVYEMTSNVVLFLGQLTDLSDTVGPLLAQDQSYSNALVHTQPWPKPQRNRALLGLYIKKVLVQLNLTLVTKSDAYSDSSLRYIFRLNNSHYLLGALQRSGLLDLLKVVEPECETIYREMINEQKRLYSQSWNKVLAPIWNSEDVPASVLLSGRLREKDKALIKEKFSTLNKEFEELSREQRGYSVPDVELRESLKRDNKEYILPKYQAFYDKYSNAQFSKHSEKYIKYSPAQISSVIDTFFDVAA, encoded by the exons ATGACAGATTTCAATCACAAACACGAAAAG GTACTGTTGGGACTAAGCTTCCTACAAGATGCTGCTTCTAGAAGTTCACAGCTTACAAGTGGAATGGTCAACATTTTGACATCATTTGAAGAACGGTTGGCAAGGCTTGAAAAAACCATTTTGCCTGTATatcatgaaacaaaaaatttgcaGCAAAAGCAAGAAA acattGACAAAACCTTAGCTTCCTTGGATCATGTGATTGGCTACTATAGTGTCAGCAAGGAAGTTGAGCCTGTCATTAAAGAAAGCCCTTCAAGCCAAGGACTGGATGTTTTTCTCCAATCTCTTGGTAGACTCCAGGAAGCAATGCATTTCTTTGAGAAAAATAATCCTCAGAGTGTGGAGTTGGAAAATGTG ATGAGCTTGTTTGAAACGGGGAAAGATAACATAATTAGTGAGTTTAAAGAACATCTAGCCAAACACAGTCACGTAGTTCCACCCATCGCAGTGCTGGAAGCTCTTGCAACTGATGAGG AAGAGATAAATGTGAATCACTTCTCTGCAGAAATCAAAGATAATCTGATGCAAATAGCTGACTGGCTAATAACCCACAATGAAGATGACTTCATGAAT GTGTACGCTCGATTCCGAGCAAATACGGTGCAAAAAACTCTTCTTGGTCTACGAGATCACTTAAGGAGTTCATCTGTTGGGGCTGTGAGTCACCAAGGCGTCAGTCCAATCGCTCCTATGTCTGGGACGTCTACTTTGCTG GCAAAATCGAGTGTTAAATCCAATTATGACACCCCAAGTCGTAAGACATCTAAGAAACTTCAGCAAATGCTTGAGCGTAAAGCGAATCAGATGCTGTTGAAAGCCTCGCAAACCTTAGAAAGTTCAACAGGACTAGCTTTGGGCTCAAGAAGATCTGCCGCAG ACATTATAAAGGAAGACTCTGTCGAAGAACAGGAAATTGAATCTTTTTTCACGGAATTTACGGCCCTGTTGCGACTGTTGCAAAGTGAACTTCGTCTCATGCTGGGCATTATACCTTTACCGCACCAAAAAGCAGTTCTTTCGATAATCCTCAGGGACGCACTGGAAATGATTTGCCATGATGCCGAG AGTTTAAGCGCTCGAGCTCGGAGAAGCGTTTCGCGGCTAGAATTTGGCCCAGTTTTACTACTTTTCCCAGCCTTACGCCACTTGGTGTGCTTAAAGGGTGACTGTGATAAATTGCTCGAAGGATGCGATTCTTCAGTGCGAACTCGTTTTTACGGAATGGTTAACAATCTTCACACAACG TGTGGCAAAGCTCTTGAAGATTTCGCTGAATCGGTTCGTTCCGAATCTGCAGCTCCATTACCCAAGGATGGCACTGTCTATGAAATGACAAGTAATGTGGTCCTGTTCCTAGGTCAACTGACCGATTTATCCGACACCGTCGGTCCTCTCCTCGCCCAAGACCAAAGTTATTCAAATGCCTTAGTGCACACGCAACCTTGGCCAAAACCACAGAGGAACAGAGCTTTACTCGGACTCTACATca agaaagtcTTGGTCCAACTTAATTTGACATTGGTAACGAAAAGTGATGCCTATAGCGATTCATCACTGCGCTACATTTTCCGTTTAAATAACAGCCACTATCTGTTGGGGGCTCTCCAACGCAGTGGGCTTTTAGACCTCTTGAAG GTTGTGGAACCAGAATGTGAAACTATTTACCGAGAAATGATCAACGAACAGAAAAGACTCTATTCTCAAAG TTGGAACAAAGTTTTGGCTCCTATCTGGAACTCGGAAGATGTTCCAGCTTCCGTACTTCTTTCCGGAAGGCTCCGTGAAAAGGATAAAGcgttgataaaagaaaagttttcg ACTCTCAACAAGGAGTTCGAGGAATTGTCCAGAGAGCAGCGAGGTTATTCGGTGCCAGACGTAGAACTTCGCGAAAGTCTGAAACGAGATAACAAAGAGTACATCCTGCCGAAGTATCAGGCCTTCTATGACAAGTACAGCAACGCCCAGTTCAGCAAACATAGTGAAAAATACATCAAGTACTCACCGGCCCAAATTTCATCAGTAATTGATACGTTCTTTGACGTAGCTgcatga